The genomic DNA AGCCGGTGTTCTTTGGCCCGGCGAAGGCGCGCGAGGTGCGCGTGCTCGCGAACAAGGGCGAGGGCGAGCCGCACCTGAAGCTCAAGCTCGAAGCGAGATCGAACGGGCTGGGCGCCATCGGGTTTGGGCTGGGCGGGCTCAAGGATCTCGCCGCGGGCCCGATGCTGGCCGCGTTCCAGCTCGGCATCGACGACTTCAACGGCGCGCGGCGACCGCAGCTCAAGCTGAAGCACCTCAAGTCGGCATGAGCTTCGTCGCGGCGATCGGGGACATCCACGGCCGGTTCGAGCGGGTCGAGGCCTGGCTGCGCGAGCTCGAGCAGGTGCACGGCAAGGCGCTGGAGCTGGCCATCGCCGTGGGCGATCTGGAGACGTTCGTCGAGGCCGAGGCGCCGCTGCGCAAGCGGCAGAAGCGCGCGGGGGCGGCCGAGTTCGGGCCGTATGCGAGCGGGGCGAAGAGGATGCCGTGTCCGCTCGTGTTCCTCGGCGGCAACAACGAGGACTTCGCGCCGCTGCACGAGATGCAGCAGGGCGGCGAGCTCGCGCCGGGTGTGCGCTACCTGGGGCGCGCGGGCGCCGTGGCGCTCGCGGGCGCGCGCGCGGCGTTCCTCTCGGGGATCTTCGCGCCGACCTCGTTCGAGCGGCCGCTGGAGCCGCCGCGGACGCTCGAGCTGGCGCGGCGCGCGGGGCACTTCCGCCGCTGGGAGGTCGACGCCGTCGCACAGTCCGGGCCAGTGGAGCTCTTGCTGCTGCACGACTGGCCGCGCGGGCTGGTTCGCCGCGGGATTGCCGGGCCCGAGCCGCTGCCGCCGGCGTTCTGGGGGAACGTGCAGGCCAGCCAGCTCGTCGACGCGCTCCGGCCCGCGTGGGTGCTCTGCGGGCATCAGCACCGCGCGTGGGCGGGCACGCTCGGCCGCTCTTCGAAGGTCTCGCGGGTGGCGTGTCTCGATGAAGCCGAGCGACCTGCGGGTGCGGTGTTCTGGATGGAGCTCGAGCGCGGCGAGATTGTCCGCGCCGGCTGGGGGGTGTCGGCGAAGTCGGCTTGGGAGCGCGGTCAGCTCTGGACGGCCGAGCTGGCGCCGCCGCCGGGAAGCTGATCGCGGTGACGCAATCGTGGCCCGTGGCTCGTGATTCGTGGCCCGTTCGACGCGACGACGAGCTGGCACCCGATCGCAGAGATCGTTGGCGCCTGCGAACCAGCCACCAGCCACGTCGGTTAGGCGAGCCCCCAGCGGACCTTTCCTTTGCTCAAGAGCGCACCGACGCGCGCGAGCTCGGAGAGGCGCATCTTCTCGGCCTCCTTCTCGAAGGCGTGCCGACAACCTTCCGAGCAGAAGTAGTAGCGCTTCTTCTTGTACTCGGCGGTCGGCGCGTGCGCAGCCGTGGTCTCCACCCGCTTGCCGCAGATCGGATCGTACGTCATCGGCCCACCCCACCCTTCCCGCCCACGTCCCGGGAGATGGAAGTGCAACCGCTCTGCCAGCGCGCGTGCGCGGCGTCACGCGCGGGGGTGGGAACTTTCGTTCTCAGCCGCGTCGACGGAAGGCCGCGGCGTAGAAGCCGTCGGTCCCGTGACGGTGCGGCCACAGCCGCAGATCGCGCTCCACGCCGAGCGAGGCAGCGAGCGGCCCAAGCAGCTCCTGCACGGGCACGCGATCGAAGCCCGGCAGCGCCGCGGCGGCCACCACGTCCTCGTTCTCCACCCGGGCCAGCGAGCAGGTGGCGTAGATGAGCAGCCCGCCGGGCTTGCAGAGTCGGGAGAAGCGCTCGAGCAGCGTCTTCTGCAGCGCGGCAAAGCGTGGCAGATCGTCGGGCGAGAGGCGCCATCGCGCGTCAGGATTGCGCCGGAGCGCGCCGAGGCCCGAGCACGGGGCGTCGACCAGCACACGGTCCGCGCGGCCCACGAGATCCGTGAGCGCCACGTCGGCGTGTTCGTCGGCGGGGATCTGCTTCGAGCGGATGATGGAGACACCGGCCCGGCGCGCGCGGGGCTTGAGCTCCTCCAGCCGCGGACCGTCGACGTCGAGGGCGAAGAGCTGCCCCTGGTTCCGCATCATGGCCGCGAGCGCGAGGCTCTTGCCGCCCGCCCCCGCGCACGCGTCGACCACCTGCTCGCCCGGGCGCGCGCCCGTGAGCAGCGCCAGGAGCTGGCTCCCCTCGTCCTGCAGCTCGAAGAGCCCGGACTGGAACGCGCGCAGCCCGAAGGCATTCACCCGCGTCTCGAGGTGGAGGGCCCAGGGCGAGTACTTGCCCGGCTCGGCGTGGACGCCTTCCGTCTTCAGCGCCTGCAGCAGCGCCTCGCGACCTCCCTTGAGCAGGTTCGCGCGCCCGGTCAGCGGTCCGCGGGAATTCAGCGTCTGCAGGAGCGCGAGCGACTCGTCGCGGCCGAGCTCGCGCAGGAGCAGCTCCGCGAGGAACGGTGGCACCGAGCCCTGAACGGCGACGCGCTCGGCATCGGGCATGCCCTCGAGCGCGGCGGGCAGGCTGGCGACGACGTCGAGCACGCCCTTCTCCGCGTGCCGCAACCCGGCGCCTTGCTCCACCCGCTCTCGCGGCTCGCCCTCGAGGACGCGCGCACCCGCAAGCCGGATCGTGTCGCGCTCGACCGAGGTGAGCGACTTGGCGGCGCCGCCGAGGCCCTTCTGGATGGCGAAGTCGAGCGTCGCCTTCCGGCGCAGCACGGCGTACACCCGCTCCGCCACCGCGCGGCGCTCGTTCGAATACAGCCGCTGCTCGCGGCGGAGCACGCGCTCGAGCACCCGGTCGGCGAGGTGCCGCTCCTGGAGGATCGCGCCCAGGCACTCGAGCGCCGCGGCCCGGACGAGGTCCTCGCGGAGGGGCCGCTCGGCGAGCGTGTTGCCAGCCCGGCGGTTGGCGCGCTTCTTCTCGCGGCGACCATCCGGGCGCTTGGTCTTCTGGTTTCGCTTGGCGGGACGGGCCATGGGCGGCGCACTCTACCCGACGAAGCCGCCGGCCGCCCCTTCGACTGCACGGGCATCGGGGCCTGTTCTGCACGCAACGCGTGCGCAGCGTTGGAGCATGCGAACCGTTCCCGCCCTGACGCTTGTTGCCCTGCTCGGCCCCGCGCTCGCCTTCGGCCAGCCCAGCAATGCGCCCACTGCCACCCGACCGCCCGAGACACCGCCCTCCGTCGCGCCCCTGGTGGAGCACGCCAAGGACGCCGTGGTGAGCGTGACCGTGCGCGAGAAGGCTCCCCCCGAAGACGAAAAGGGCGGGATGCCCTTCTTCTTCCAGCAGCCGGAGGAGCAGGTGCGCCGCGGCCTGGGCTCGGGGCTGATCATCGACCCGAGCGGATTGGTCATCACCAACAACCACGTGGTCTCGGGCGCGGAGAACATCACCGTGGGCCTGGCCGACGGACGAACCTTCACCGGCAAGGTGCTCGGCCACGACGAGCAGACCGACGTGGCGTTGGTGAAGCTCCAGGGCGACGTGAAGAACCTGCCCGCGCCGCCGCCCATGGGAGACTCCGACGCGCTGCGCGTGGGTGACTACGTGGTCGCCATCGGCAGCCCGTTCGGGCTCTCGACCACGGTGACCATGGGCATCGTGTCCGCGAAGGGACGGCAGATCGGGGCCGGCAACTACGACGACTTCATCCAGACCGACGCGGCCATCAACCCCGGCAACTCGGGCGGGCCGCTCTTCGACCTCCAGGGCAAGGTGGTGGGCATCAACACGGCCATCGTCGCGGGCGGCCAGGGCATCGGCTTCGCGGTGCCGATGAACCTCGTGAAGTCGCTCATCCCCCAGCTCGAGAAGGGCAAGGTCATCCGCGGCTACGTGGGCGTGATCATCCAGGACCTCACGCCGGAGCTGGCCAAGGGGCTCGACCTGAAGGTCGACCACGGCGCGCTGGTGGCGAGCGTGGCGCCCAACGGCCCCGCGGCGAAGGCGGGCGTGAAGGTGGGCGACGTGGTGGTCAGCGCGAACGGCGAGCCGCTCAAGACCGCCGCCGAGCTGTCGCGCAAGATCGCCGTGACCCCGCCCGGCCAGAAGCTCACCCTGAGCGTGGACCGCAACAACCAGGTGCACGAGCTGCCGCTCACGCTGGGCACGCAGCCACAGAGGCCCGAGGACAAGGAGCAGGCGCAAGCCACGCACGCACCCGCGCACTCGCCCTCGCGCGTGGGCGTGGCCATCCAGGATCTGCCCGCGCGCGATGCGAAGGAGCTCGGCCTGCCCGCGCAGCCGTCGGTGCTCATCGTCCGCGTGGACCCGGGCTCGCCCGCCGACGACGCCGGCCTCCGACCCGGCGACGTGCTGCTCTCCGTCAACCGCGCGCCGGTGACCAGCGCGCGCCAGGCCGCGCAGCTGCTCAAGGAGCTCAAGAGCGGCAGCCACGCGCTCCTCCGGGTGCAGCGCGAGCAGAGCGCGGAGTTCCTCACCATGGAGGTCCCGCACTGAGGCCGGGCGACGGGCAGGCGGGCGGCGTGGATTGCACCGGTGCCGAATCCGAATAGAGTGCCGCGCTCTCCGAAGGTGGCTCGCCCTGCCCATGCGCTCCCGCACCGCCGAGGATCTGGGCGGCCGGTGT from Deltaproteobacteria bacterium includes the following:
- a CDS encoding metallophosphoesterase, giving the protein MGDIHGRFERVEAWLRELEQVHGKALELAIAVGDLETFVEAEAPLRKRQKRAGAAEFGPYASGAKRMPCPLVFLGGNNEDFAPLHEMQQGGELAPGVRYLGRAGAVALAGARAAFLSGIFAPTSFERPLEPPRTLELARRAGHFRRWEVDAVAQSGPVELLLLHDWPRGLVRRGIAGPEPLPPAFWGNVQASQLVDALRPAWVLCGHQHRAWAGTLGRSSKVSRVACLDEAERPAGAVFWMELERGEIVRAGWGVSAKSAWERGQLWTAELAPPPGS
- a CDS encoding YHS domain-containing protein, which gives rise to MTYDPICGKRVETTAAHAPTAEYKKKRYYFCSEGCRHAFEKEAEKMRLSELARVGALLSKGKVRWGLA
- a CDS encoding Do family serine endopeptidase — its product is MRTVPALTLVALLGPALAFGQPSNAPTATRPPETPPSVAPLVEHAKDAVVSVTVREKAPPEDEKGGMPFFFQQPEEQVRRGLGSGLIIDPSGLVITNNHVVSGAENITVGLADGRTFTGKVLGHDEQTDVALVKLQGDVKNLPAPPPMGDSDALRVGDYVVAIGSPFGLSTTVTMGIVSAKGRQIGAGNYDDFIQTDAAINPGNSGGPLFDLQGKVVGINTAIVAGGQGIGFAVPMNLVKSLIPQLEKGKVIRGYVGVIIQDLTPELAKGLDLKVDHGALVASVAPNGPAAKAGVKVGDVVVSANGEPLKTAAELSRKIAVTPPGQKLTLSVDRNNQVHELPLTLGTQPQRPEDKEQAQATHAPAHSPSRVGVAIQDLPARDAKELGLPAQPSVLIVRVDPGSPADDAGLRPGDVLLSVNRAPVTSARQAAQLLKELKSGSHALLRVQREQSAEFLTMEVPH